In Microcebus murinus isolate Inina chromosome 20, M.murinus_Inina_mat1.0, whole genome shotgun sequence, the following are encoded in one genomic region:
- the HSBP1 gene encoding heat shock factor-binding protein 1, whose protein sequence is MAETDPKTMQDLTSVVQTLLQQMQDKFQTMSDQIIGRIDDMSSRIDDLERNIADLMTQAGVEELEGENKVPATQKS, encoded by the exons ATGGCCGAGACTGACCCCAAGACCATGCAGGACCTCACCTCGGTG GTGCAGACACTCCTGCAGCAGATGCAAGACAAATTCCAGACCATGTCTGACCAGATCATTGGAAGaa TTGATGACATGAGTAGTCGCATTGATGATCTGGAGAGAAACATCGCCGACCTCATgacacaggctggagtggaggaaCTGGAAGGTGAAAACAAGGTACCCGCCACACAGAAGAGTTga